Genomic DNA from Fibrobacter sp. UWB10:
AGCTTTAGCGGTAGACTTTGCAGCAACTGCTTTGGTTTCGATTTTTGTAGCCATTGTTTTATCCTTTTTTAGGGTTAGTGAGTTAAAAAAATTCGCCTTGAGCCCGACGCTTTTCGAGGACTTCATCACAAATAGCAACCAGTATTCGCTCATGAGTGCACACTTCAGGGGACACCCCATAAATCGAGCCGGTCGTGTAAAAAGACGTACAACTGCATTCATGCGCAGAACAGCGATATTTAATCGCACAACCTTTACATTCCGGTTTATCAGATTCATAAAAATGACATAAATCTTTTGCCACCGGACCAGAAAACATTTCAAGACCATCGCTCAAAACATTTCCCAAAACATACTTTGCACCAGGAGCACTCGTTACAAAACGACTGCATGGGAAAACATTTCCATTCGCAGCAACACCAAAACCACCTTTAGAAACAGAACACGATTGATCCTTCAATCTGGTATTCAAAACGGCATAGGTAATTTTATCTTGTATCGTCCCTAAATAAAGATCCTTTCCCGCATTTCTGAAATCAAACCAAAGCATGGCCATTTTTTGATATTCCAAAGCAAGCGCATCTAAATCTTCACCAGTCCACTTACCATCATAATTCAAAGCCGTAGACATCCCACGAAAGCCTTGTCCAAACACCCATTTAACAGAGTCAGCCAAGCCTCGCACATGTTCGCGAGTCACCACCGACAACACGGTCGCATCCATATTAACCAATCTCGGAATAAACGGAGCAATATCTTTAAAGCAGCCTGACCCATCAATTTTCACTCTAGCAATATCGTGTTTATTCTCAGGCCCATCTAAAGACAGATATATTTGAACTTTTTCCTTTTCAAAATAGTCCAAAATTTCATCGCTAAAGAGGGTTCCATTCGTATTCACGGCAAACCGCAATTCAAAGCGTTCAGGAAGCTCCGAGCGTCTAAATTCAACCAACGATCTAGCAAGATTCACACCCTTTTGAATAGCATCCATTCGTAAAAGAGGTTCGCCACCAAAAAAAGTGATATTGAAAAATTCGTGCTTTAATTTAATCACTCTTTCCAAGCCAAGTTTTATCGCCTTTCCAAGAATTTCATCATTCATTTCAAGCTTGCGATCAACTTGGCTCGTTTTATAATAACAATACTTACAGCGTAAATTGCACTTTTCTGTTAAACTTAATAGCAAATTCATAATCTATTTCCATCAACAATATATAATAAATCAAACAAATATAGACAAAATATT
This window encodes:
- a CDS encoding radical SAM protein; the protein is MNLLLSLTEKCNLRCKYCYYKTSQVDRKLEMNDEILGKAIKLGLERVIKLKHEFFNITFFGGEPLLRMDAIQKGVNLARSLVEFRRSELPERFELRFAVNTNGTLFSDEILDYFEKEKVQIYLSLDGPENKHDIARVKIDGSGCFKDIAPFIPRLVNMDATVLSVVTREHVRGLADSVKWVFGQGFRGMSTALNYDGKWTGEDLDALALEYQKMAMLWFDFRNAGKDLYLGTIQDKITYAVLNTRLKDQSCSVSKGGFGVAANGNVFPCSRFVTSAPGAKYVLGNVLSDGLEMFSGPVAKDLCHFYESDKPECKGCAIKYRCSAHECSCTSFYTTGSIYGVSPEVCTHERILVAICDEVLEKRRAQGEFF